In Cellvibrio polysaccharolyticus, a genomic segment contains:
- a CDS encoding rhomboid family intramembrane serine protease, translating into MSAVLNCPHCGNVSMELRELHGHELQTCPQCHGLWCDDGDLSTAIRNKNGMSDAYCIKQGFGETLDGHHYECHRCHVPMKQVHLLKDYHVTLDTCPTCSGIWVDGDEVSMVLAAPKLQDALEQLNAKVNTKSWLFQFLTRMPREYNIKPHRKPWMTWSLLLINTLIFFAYGFDEVSTDWVYTWFAVDSEPLLRGEHLWSLLSYQFLHGGIIHLVGNLYFLWIIGDNLEDALGPWKYLAAYLFCGVIAALVELLASQVSRGELLMVGASGSVAGLFGMYLIWFRHASITFMFVVWQKKLKPVWYFAIWAGINIFGLMSEDLSVAYWAHLGGLAAGLLVGVIWKEKVLAHNPLIQMLQRPEARIIR; encoded by the coding sequence ATGAGCGCTGTATTGAATTGTCCGCACTGCGGAAATGTTTCGATGGAATTGCGTGAATTGCATGGTCATGAATTGCAAACCTGTCCGCAGTGTCATGGTTTGTGGTGTGATGATGGCGATTTATCGACAGCGATTCGCAATAAAAATGGCATGAGCGATGCCTATTGTATCAAGCAAGGTTTCGGTGAAACCCTTGATGGTCATCATTATGAATGCCATCGTTGTCATGTGCCGATGAAACAGGTGCATTTATTAAAAGACTACCACGTGACCCTGGATACCTGCCCGACCTGTAGTGGAATCTGGGTGGATGGTGACGAAGTGTCGATGGTGCTGGCTGCGCCGAAGTTGCAGGATGCCCTTGAGCAGCTCAACGCTAAAGTGAATACCAAAAGCTGGCTGTTTCAGTTTTTGACGCGTATGCCCCGTGAATACAACATCAAGCCGCACCGTAAACCCTGGATGACCTGGTCGCTGCTGCTTATTAATACCTTGATCTTTTTTGCCTATGGTTTCGATGAGGTATCAACCGACTGGGTGTACACATGGTTTGCGGTGGATTCCGAACCGCTATTGCGCGGCGAACATTTATGGTCGTTACTCAGCTACCAGTTTTTGCATGGCGGAATTATCCATTTGGTGGGGAATTTATATTTCCTCTGGATTATTGGTGACAACCTTGAGGATGCGCTGGGCCCCTGGAAGTATCTCGCGGCTTATCTGTTCTGTGGCGTTATCGCGGCGCTGGTTGAGTTGCTGGCGTCGCAGGTGTCCCGTGGCGAATTATTAATGGTGGGTGCCAGCGGCTCCGTTGCCGGTTTATTCGGTATGTATTTAATCTGGTTTCGCCACGCCAGTATCACCTTTATGTTTGTGGTATGGCAGAAAAAACTGAAACCTGTCTGGTATTTTGCTATTTGGGCAGGGATCAATATTTTCGGATTGATGAGCGAAGATTTATCCGTAGCCTATTGGGCTCATCTGGGTGGCTTGGCGGCTGGTTTGCTGGTCGGTGTCATCTGGAAAGAAAAAGTGCTTGCGCATAATCCGCTTATTCAAATGCTACAGCGACCGGAAGCACGGATTATTCGTTAA
- a CDS encoding PQQ-dependent sugar dehydrogenase → MQSFLRFTGCFLVALVVAGLLGTIVQTQFNLLELQRLGAPISFGLRLQTTLQDIVGFAPAYLGILAAGLLPSLLVALLLVRPLVPRHKAALSALAAAAGLWVAFKVTDMVAPMPTLIAATRSGGGTLALLATAALGGWLFSRLYHSNNRLPGVQPVIPVLLLATASFLLPAETRANDRPYQTATWVDGLAFPWSMTFLPDGRALVTEKPGRLRVVDADGRLHADPIGGVPDVLAKGQGGLKEILLAPDFEQSQRIYLSYSCGTLAANHACLATATLAGHRLENLQEIFRSQPARSGGAAHYGARMAWLADGTLILTLGDGFDYREEAQRLDNHFGKIVRLNADGSVPANNPFVDRAGVAPEIYSYGHRNVQGIVYDADNKRLLTHEHGPRGGDELNRIIAGANYGWPIATAGLDYTGARVTPFKDYEGTQQPLLGWTPSIAPSGMAIYKGDAFAAWKGDLLVSALAARNVQRVRLDGDKVVEAETLFEELGERIRHVVEGPDGNIYLLIDSEKGRIVKVTPVSA, encoded by the coding sequence ATGCAGAGTTTTTTGCGTTTCACAGGCTGTTTTCTGGTAGCACTGGTGGTAGCCGGGCTACTGGGCACCATTGTTCAAACCCAATTTAACCTGCTGGAATTACAGCGTTTGGGCGCGCCAATTTCCTTCGGGTTACGCCTGCAAACAACCCTGCAAGACATCGTCGGCTTTGCTCCCGCTTACCTGGGCATTCTTGCAGCGGGTTTGCTGCCATCTTTATTAGTTGCGTTATTACTGGTGCGCCCTCTCGTTCCCCGCCACAAAGCCGCATTAAGTGCGTTGGCCGCTGCGGCAGGTTTATGGGTAGCTTTTAAAGTGACGGATATGGTTGCCCCCATGCCCACCTTGATTGCAGCTACACGCAGTGGCGGCGGCACCTTGGCGTTACTGGCAACCGCAGCACTGGGCGGCTGGTTGTTCTCACGGCTTTACCACAGCAACAACCGCTTACCCGGCGTGCAGCCGGTAATACCGGTTTTACTGTTGGCAACTGCCTCTTTTTTGCTACCCGCAGAAACCCGGGCCAACGATCGCCCGTATCAAACAGCAACCTGGGTAGATGGTCTCGCCTTTCCCTGGTCGATGACATTTTTGCCCGATGGGCGGGCGCTGGTCACTGAAAAACCGGGCCGCTTGCGTGTGGTAGATGCCGACGGGCGTTTGCATGCAGACCCGATTGGCGGTGTTCCCGACGTGCTCGCCAAAGGCCAGGGCGGCCTGAAAGAAATTTTGCTCGCTCCGGACTTTGAACAAAGCCAACGGATTTATCTGTCCTATTCCTGCGGCACCCTGGCGGCGAACCATGCCTGCCTTGCTACCGCCACACTGGCCGGGCATCGACTGGAAAACCTCCAGGAAATTTTTCGCAGCCAACCGGCACGCAGTGGCGGCGCCGCGCATTATGGTGCGCGCATGGCGTGGCTGGCCGATGGCACATTGATTTTAACGCTGGGCGATGGCTTTGATTATCGCGAAGAAGCACAACGCCTCGACAATCACTTCGGCAAAATTGTGCGCCTGAATGCAGACGGCTCGGTGCCTGCCAACAACCCTTTTGTTGATCGTGCCGGTGTTGCCCCGGAAATTTACAGTTACGGCCATCGCAATGTGCAAGGCATTGTTTACGATGCCGACAACAAGCGTTTGCTAACCCACGAGCACGGCCCTCGCGGCGGTGACGAGCTTAACCGTATTATCGCCGGTGCAAATTATGGGTGGCCGATTGCGACCGCCGGGTTGGATTACACCGGTGCGCGCGTAACACCCTTTAAAGACTATGAAGGCACACAACAACCGCTGCTGGGTTGGACTCCTTCTATCGCACCTTCCGGTATGGCGATTTATAAAGGCGATGCATTCGCAGCATGGAAAGGTGATTTGCTGGTATCCGCCCTGGCTGCTCGCAATGTGCAACGAGTGCGCCTGGACGGCGACAAAGTGGTAGAGGCAGAAACCTTATTTGAGGAACTCGGAGAACGCATCCGCCACGTGGTGGAAGGCCCGGATGGCAATATTTATTTGTTGATTGATAGTGAGAAAGGAAGGATTGTGAAGGTTACACCTGTCTCAGCATAA
- a CDS encoding AraC family transcriptional regulator, which yields MIRLLRELAPREGYTQSLLDGVMFMRADQPMSCAQALYEPGIVIMVQGRKRGFHGGKMYVYDPQQYLVLSVPLPLTIETEASEEEPLLGLVLRIDPATTAELAQSVSNDAPEQPATLYATAMETKLEEATLRLLEALCSPTEAKLLGPSIFREITYRVLTGSQGGRLRAALEQGGNFGRIAKVLHRIHHHYAGQLDVTSLAKEANLSVPAFHAHFKNVTHTSPIQYIKTIRLHQARLIMIRKGLNAATASEQVGYESASQFSREFKRLFGRSPVDETRHLRQMLSLAAPVVANAHTAL from the coding sequence ATGATCCGCTTGCTCCGCGAACTTGCGCCGCGCGAGGGCTATACCCAATCGCTGCTTGATGGCGTGATGTTTATGCGAGCCGATCAACCCATGTCGTGCGCGCAGGCACTCTATGAACCCGGCATTGTGATTATGGTGCAGGGGCGAAAGCGCGGTTTTCATGGCGGCAAGATGTACGTATACGATCCGCAACAGTATCTGGTGTTGTCGGTGCCCTTGCCTCTCACCATCGAAACCGAAGCCAGTGAAGAAGAACCCTTGCTGGGCCTTGTGCTGCGTATCGACCCGGCTACCACCGCCGAGCTGGCACAGTCGGTATCAAACGATGCGCCCGAACAACCGGCCACACTTTATGCCACCGCGATGGAAACCAAACTGGAAGAAGCAACCCTGCGGCTGCTGGAAGCATTGTGCTCACCCACCGAAGCCAAATTGCTTGGCCCATCCATTTTTCGGGAAATTACTTATCGGGTGTTAACCGGCAGCCAGGGCGGCAGACTGCGCGCCGCCCTGGAACAAGGTGGCAATTTTGGTCGCATCGCCAAAGTACTGCATCGCATTCACCATCATTACGCCGGCCAACTGGATGTAACCAGTCTGGCGAAAGAAGCCAATTTGAGTGTGCCTGCTTTTCACGCACATTTTAAAAATGTTACCCACACCTCGCCCATCCAATACATAAAAACCATTCGCTTGCACCAGGCGCGGCTGATCATGATCCGCAAAGGCCTGAATGCTGCCACTGCATCTGAACAAGTGGGCTACGAAAGCGCTTCGCAGTTCAGCCGGGAATTTAAACGTTTGTTCGGCCGAAGCCCGGTCGATGAAACCCGGCATTTGCGGCAAATGCTGTCGCTGGCGGCTCCGGTGGTTGCCAATGCACACACCGCTTTATAA
- a CDS encoding SDR family oxidoreductase: MNKISQSKVILLTGASSGIGEAVARYLAAQGHRLVIGARRTDRLESLAQAIRQQGGTVDFQTLDVTRQDDVKAFADFALAIHGRIDVIINNAGVMPLSPMSALKVSEWDQMVDVNIRGVLYGIAAVLPTMQAQQSGQVINVSSIGGLYVMPTAAVYCATKFAVRAISDGLRQENQHIRVTCVYPGVVESELAHTITHADTAEIIDAFRKVALKPEAIAAAIAHVINQPDDVNTSDIVIRPTASPA, translated from the coding sequence ATGAATAAAATTTCTCAAAGCAAAGTGATTTTACTGACCGGCGCCAGCAGTGGTATTGGCGAAGCGGTTGCCCGTTATCTAGCAGCGCAAGGCCATCGGCTGGTTATTGGTGCCCGGCGTACCGATCGTTTGGAAAGTCTCGCGCAAGCCATTCGTCAGCAAGGCGGTACCGTCGATTTCCAGACGCTGGATGTTACCCGCCAGGATGATGTAAAAGCTTTTGCAGATTTTGCCCTGGCCATTCACGGCCGTATTGATGTCATTATCAATAATGCCGGCGTGATGCCGCTGTCTCCTATGTCTGCTTTAAAAGTAAGCGAGTGGGATCAGATGGTCGACGTCAATATTCGCGGTGTGCTGTATGGCATTGCGGCGGTGCTACCCACCATGCAAGCGCAGCAGAGCGGGCAGGTGATTAACGTGTCATCGATTGGTGGGCTTTATGTTATGCCAACGGCTGCGGTGTATTGTGCAACCAAGTTTGCGGTGCGTGCAATTTCCGATGGTTTGCGTCAGGAAAACCAGCACATCCGCGTCACCTGTGTTTACCCTGGCGTGGTTGAATCCGAGTTGGCTCATACCATTACCCACGCCGATACCGCCGAAATTATTGATGCGTTTCGTAAAGTGGCTTTAAAACCGGAAGCCATTGCAGCGGCGATTGCGCATGTCATTAATCAGCCGGACGATGTCAACACCAGTGACATTGTTATCCGCCCCACCGCCAGCCCGGCGTGA
- a CDS encoding cellulose binding domain-containing protein produces the protein MSRISVPPLTTVQRRKKASRCLSLAGLVLVTAATFSSQVQAGCEYVITNQWNDGFTANIRITNTGTTPINGWNVSWQYSGDNRLTSYWNANYSGDNPYSASNLGWNGNIQPNQSVEVGFQGTKGSASAEVVQVTGDVCGESASSSSVSSSSSSAGNQAAWDLDGTASYLNFVTTKNTHNVELHHFTALSGSIGNDGVARVSIDLNTVKTGVNLRDQRVRDFLFETVYYPSATITVNVPATVLNTLAVGQTAQTNVSADVDLHGVTKTVSALVSVQRLSDSRILVQSMAPVLTRATDFNLTAGVEVLRNLVNLSSISAAVPVDFTFVFDAR, from the coding sequence ATGAGTAGAATTTCCGTCCCCCCGCTAACAACCGTGCAGCGAAGGAAAAAGGCAAGCCGATGTTTATCGCTGGCGGGTCTTGTTCTGGTGACAGCCGCCACATTTTCGTCCCAGGTGCAGGCCGGGTGTGAATATGTGATTACCAATCAATGGAATGACGGCTTTACCGCCAACATCCGTATTACCAATACCGGCACCACGCCGATAAACGGTTGGAATGTCAGTTGGCAATACAGTGGCGATAATCGCCTCACCAGTTACTGGAATGCCAATTACAGTGGTGATAACCCTTATTCGGCATCCAACCTTGGCTGGAATGGCAACATTCAACCCAATCAAAGTGTTGAGGTGGGTTTTCAGGGAACCAAAGGCAGTGCGTCTGCTGAAGTTGTGCAAGTTACCGGTGATGTGTGTGGCGAATCTGCCAGTTCTTCGTCGGTTAGCAGTTCCAGTTCTTCTGCTGGCAATCAGGCCGCCTGGGATCTTGATGGCACGGCTTCCTATTTAAATTTTGTGACCACCAAAAATACCCATAACGTAGAGCTGCACCATTTTACCGCGCTGAGCGGTTCAATTGGTAATGACGGTGTTGCGCGCGTTTCTATTGATCTTAATACCGTGAAAACCGGTGTTAACCTTCGCGACCAACGCGTTCGCGATTTCCTGTTTGAAACGGTTTATTACCCCTCGGCGACGATTACCGTCAATGTGCCTGCCACCGTATTGAATACGCTGGCAGTGGGCCAAACCGCCCAAACCAATGTCAGCGCTGACGTGGATTTGCATGGCGTCACCAAAACGGTAAGCGCTCTGGTGTCGGTACAACGGCTTTCCGATTCGCGCATTCTGGTGCAAAGCATGGCACCGGTATTAACGCGCGCTACCGATTTCAACCTCACAGCTGGCGTAGAAGTGCTGCGTAACCTTGTCAATCTGAGCTCGATCAGTGCGGCGGTTCCGGTAGATTTCACGTTTGTCTTTGACGCCCGCTAA